tgtttttttggttttttttcttttgttttttttctgctgctcatTTGATCATTTTGTAGAGACTtcggtaaaatatttgatattcttgCTCCAGGTCATGAACTCTCATGGTGTAAAGAAAATCGTATTTAGCAGCTCTGCCACAGTGTATGGTGACCCCAAATATCTTCCAATAGATGAGAAGCACCCAGTTGGGGGATGCACAAACCCTTATGGaaaaacaaaatattttattGAAGAGATGATTCAGGATCAGTGCAAAGCTGAGGGGGTGAGTATTAATAGTATACAGTTGTATGGAACTGTAATACAGAACCACattcctttaaaaaaacaaacaaaaaaacaacttgtaTGATATGTAAAGTGGATTTTTATGGACTCTGACAGGAAAAAAGTTCTAATAGTTTCCATGGCATTTGACATACTACAGCCTACAGTAGCAACCCAGTAGATGAGTTCTTAATAAATCATATCCACATGCTACAACTAAAACCTGCGGAGCAATGTGACCTGTACTTTCAGGTCTTAGAGGATCTGTTGtcaagtacaaaatactaaatgccaTACATAATTTGATTCTGGCTGTGCCCCtgatcaattttttatttttacttttaacaTTCATCAAAATATGtaaggttatatgtaaattaaCTGTTATTAACCAAGTAGCTGGTGCcccttttaaatatatatatatatatatatatatatatatatatatatatatatatatatatatatacacacacacacacagtcctatgaaaaagtttgggcacccctattaatcttaatcatttttaggtctaaatattttggtgtttgcagcagccatttcagtttgatatatctaataactgatggacacagtaatatttcaggattgaaatgaggtttattgtactaacagaaaatgtgcaatatgcattaaaccaaaatttgaccggtgcaaaagtatgggcaactCAAcacaaaagtgacattaatatttagtagaccctccttttgcaaagataacagcctctagttgcttcctgtagcttctaatcagttcctggatcctggatgaaggtattttggaccattcctctttacaaaacaattcaagttcagttaagtttgatggtcgccgagcatggacagcccgcttccaatcatcccacagatgttcaatgatattcaggtctggggactgggatggccattccagaacattgtaattgttcctctgcatgaatacctgagtcgatttggagcagtgttttggattgtcttgctgaaatatccatccccggcgtaacttcaacttcgtcactgattcttgaacattattctcaagaatctgctgatactgagtggaatccatgcgatcctcaactttaacaagattcccggtgccggcattggccacacagccccaaagcatgatggaacccccaccaaattttacagtgggtagcaagtgtttttcttggaatgctgtttttttggacgccatgcataacgcctttttgtatgaccaaacaactcaatctttgtttcatcagtccacaggaccttcttccaaaatgaagctggattgtccaaatgtgcttttgcatacctcaggcgactccgtttgtggcgtgcttgcagaaacggcttctttctcatcactctcccatacagcttctccttgtgcaaagtgcgctgtattgttgaccgatgcacagtgacaccatctgcagcaagatgatgctgcagctctttggaggtggtctgtccttgactgttctcaccattcttcttctctgcctttctgatatttttcttggcctgccacttctgggcttaacaagaactgtccctgtggtcttccatttccttactatgttcctcacagtggaaactgacaggttaaatctctgagacaactttttgtatccttcccctgaacaactatgttgaacaatctttgttttcagatcatttgagagcgggctgtccatgttcggcgaccttcaaacttaactgaacttgaattgttttgtaaagaggaatggtctaaaataccttcatccaggaactgattaaaagctacaggaagcgactagaggctgttatctgtgcaaaaggaggatctactaaatattaatgtcacttttctgttgaggtgcccatacttttgcactggtcaaattttggtttaatgcatattgcacattttctgttagtacaataaacctcatttcaatcctgaaatattactgtgtccatcagttattagatatatcaaactgaaatggctgctgcaaacaccaaaatatttagaactaaaaatgattaagattaataggggtgcccaaactttttcataggactgtatataatttttttttattttttttttttgagaaaaacAAATTCCCACTCACTTGGTGACTAAGAtattaaatcttaaaaaaaacccaaacaaaacaACCAATTTGAATGAGGGCACAGGGGCAAACAATGTATGACATTTTGGCAATTTTCAGTCTTTTGACGATATAACATGCAGCAATTTCTGCAGGCGTGCCTCAGCAAACATGCCTGATTTTTAGGTGATCTTTGTAATGGTGGCTTGCAGGAGAATGTACTGCTGAATTTCCCTGATGAAAATTCAGCATTTCATTTAGCGTGTCCCCAGCCATATGGTGTACTTGGATTTCCCATAGTTCTTTATGAAACAACCATACAGACTTGGTGGGAAAGATTTATCAAGGCTGGCAGATTACATTTGGGTGTTGAGCTCCCTAACGCCGAGTTCACactccattccccccccccctccaggaaaGTAACCTGGGTGAAGGAGCTAACCctcataataaatgtgcactaaacATTGTgttgtggtttgtttgttttttgtttttgttgttttttttttttgtttgttttgtttttttttatgacatAGCTTTGCCATACGTATGAGCCAATAGGGATAATAGAGACATGTTTTGTTGACAAAGCTTGGTTAGATTGAACAAGTCTTGGTACTTGGTAGTGCATTTTGTTTAtagttatgaaaaaaaaaatgtttttatatgtGCTGTCCTTTCTAGGAATGGTGTGCTGTATTATTAAGATATTTTAACCCCATTGGAGCCCATGTGTCTGGTCGCATTGGAGAAGATCCCCAAGGAATTCCAAACAACTTGATGCCATATGTTTCTCAGGTTTGTTGGTGCTCATTCTTTTCGTCTAGTTATCTATCCAATTAATATTATGCTGCAGCTTTTTCTTTTCTATCACCATTGTACATCGTTATGTGCCaaatgatttttttatatttttttattttttgtgtaccAATGCTAGAGAATTTAAGTCTGCTCCTATGATGAGACTGAATTGCATAGGTGGCAGTAACTTCATTGTGTATTTGTTGCTTGCTTCTGTGGTAATGAGGAGGGGAAAAGGGGAAGGGTGCAGGAAGTGCACTACAATGTTCTCCATTTTATGattgtaaatttattttttttttattttttttgggggggagagaGCGCCAGGGTGGTTATGTGGTGGACATGCATGAGCATATAAAAATTACTCAAGGAGCAGTTTCATGTTTCCATTCTTGAAAATTATCAGAAAATAGTTATTGTGCCCTGTCAGTAACTAATGAGCGCTTTCATCATTACTGACTTAAATACTTATTGGCTACCAGTACGGCCTGAAGAGTGAGTGGTGAGTATAGGTCTCAATGCTCCCTGCTCCAACTCTGTGCTTTTGAAGTTGGAGTTTCTCTGGCATAGTGAGAGTATTGAAAAGCATACTCGCTTCTCACTCCctgggtccattatactgtgtgggagcaacaAAAAGGGGCATTCTACTGTGTATGGGGTCTCTaaagggaatattatactgtgtcttAGTAGATTTCTACCATTGCGTTGCAAAGATTGAAAGCCACGGGGTAAATTGGCATGCTGTGTTGAAAACCTACTGTGCACATTACTTTGCACTGTGGGTTTTAGTCTCAGCATGTGGTTGAGATTTGACGAATTCACtaagcaaaatgcaccagaattctgttatAATTTgtgctaaacaaaaaaaaaaaaaaaacctgtaatatATGCCTTGCACCActgttatcttttttttttttttttttttttttttttttttttttttttgctacttctACAACTTTTGTGAAACTAGCATGGCTTTGCTGGAAAGAAGAGTGAACTAAGTGAAAGTGGGCAATGATCTAAGTTGCAAGTGTTATTTCCACTTGCTATAGCCACAATTACAGTTTATTTCTTACATGCAGGGGCAAGTCAGCCAATGCAGTTAATCCACCAAATTTGTTTTGCTATAAGCAAtttaattattataatatattgatATTGTAATTTTCAGGTTGCTGTTGGAAGACGGGAACATCTGAATGTATTTGGGGATGACTATAGCACATCTGATGGAACAGGTAAGTCTATACAAGGTGCATGGCTTAACTGTGACACCATTATGGTCCTGGGAGAGACAACGGGTGCatgtgagcagtttgttccctaCCGCCAACCATCAACTAAAGATGGTCACAACCAAAATCTGTTGTGTTGGACTAGAATGAAAGACCTGTGGGTGATTTTTCTGTGGACATGTTTGTAGTAACGCACACTGAAAAACTGTATGTAACTTCCTGTTTTCAGCACTTCATTAGCATTAAACAACTTTTATCTGTTAATTTTCTTTCTGGGGTAGTTTGAACTCTTGTTGGAAGGTTCTTGGTTGCTGATGTGTTTGTTTGTTCGACCCAACGTTGTATGTCCCAATCAACCATCATTCAATTCACACCACAGTTtaaaatgtaatgtgtatggccaactctAGATATTCTGCTTGCAATAGAAAACAGGTTGTAAAATTTCCGCTAGCAATGCCCTTAGCATTTCCAGTGAGAGTCCATCCTGTACATTTGTACCGAATGCAGTATGTTGAATTTACGAAAGGGAGACTGTCGCTTCAAATGGTTGTATCTCTAAGACTAATCTTCCTGGTATCAcatgaaagctgagattctccGCTTTTACAAGCTGCCTACATAGCGGCTCTAGCTATGCGAAAAACGCAGTTGTACTGATATCTTAGTCTTGTATATTTGCATTACAGGTGTTAGAGATTATATTCACATTGTGGATCTGGCCAGAGGTCACATTGCTGCTCTCAAGAAGCTTCAGGCCAGCAGTGGATGCAAGGTGATTACATGTTGTCACAAGGTATATACATGTGATACATGGTCTTATAAACTATTTACTTATGTCTGGTCTCTTACTGTCCTAAAATATAGGTATATAACCTGGGAACTGGCGTAGGATATTCTGTGCTTCAGATGGTAGCTGCAATGGAAAAAGCTTCAGGCAAAAAGGTTGGTTTAATAAACTTTAAGAGGGAACATTATTTGGCTTCTATTTACaatcttatttattttatttatttttttcaattataaGGTTCCTTATAAAATTGCACCAAGAAGAGAAGGAGACATTGCAACCTGTTATGCAGATCCTACTGTGGCTGCAGCAGAACTGGGCTGGAAGGCAGAATATGACCTGGACAGAATGTGTAAGTAGGAAGTAAAGGGACACTTAAAACTcactttgggtatgttcacacagtttctTGTCATCGGATTTTGAGGCttaaatgggagccactcgcttattataattttctgctagctagtagcagaaaaaggaagcgggatgccctatcttgccgcagctgactcagccatggcgtccgcaGTGAGAGActtcctcccgattaggcccattcattcgggcctaatttggagcggaatgtcgatgcagtgcaccggcatcccatcacggctagtagcacggtatgttcacacgtggaatccattttctgatgtgtgagcatacccttaaaCTGCTGGCATTCAAAAAATTCTCTTTTCAAATCTTCAGACAATTTAACTGTACAAACATCTAGCTATTTACTAGAGATATGTGGATTATGTTTAAATTATAAAGTTGCTAGTTATGAACATGTAGTTTGGGTCTATACTACCAGAGTCTTGAGTAAGGGagaattttcattttatttatttttgctctaAATATATCTAAATTTCTCTTAACAGGTGAAGATTTGTGGCGGTGGCAATCTTTAAATCCAGCAGGATTTGGTAACCTCTCTTGATGCGCTAGACGACAA
This sequence is a window from Leptodactylus fuscus isolate aLepFus1 chromosome 2, aLepFus1.hap2, whole genome shotgun sequence. Protein-coding genes within it:
- the GALE gene encoding UDP-glucose 4-epimerase; amino-acid sequence: MAEKVLVTGGAGYIGSHCVLELIEAGYEPIVIDNFHNAIRGANGLPESLLRVQEIVGKKIEFEEVDLLDQTALNNLFSKHKFSAVMHFAGLKAVGESVQKPLLYYKVNLTGTIQLLEVMNSHGVKKIVFSSSATVYGDPKYLPIDEKHPVGGCTNPYGKTKYFIEEMIQDQCKAEGEWCAVLLRYFNPIGAHVSGRIGEDPQGIPNNLMPYVSQVAVGRREHLNVFGDDYSTSDGTGVRDYIHIVDLARGHIAALKKLQASSGCKVYNLGTGVGYSVLQMVAAMEKASGKKVPYKIAPRREGDIATCYADPTVAAAELGWKAEYDLDRMCEDLWRWQSLNPAGFGNLS